The proteins below come from a single Gordonia pseudamarae genomic window:
- a CDS encoding TetR/AcrR family transcriptional regulator, which produces MKSAADTSAADTRERIVAATQKLLAVKGIRALTVAEVADLAGISRAWLYRQFPDKQAMVGAAIVATTDAFWSDARSELERLDSFAEQMIVGVRVGRGAYDDPGPVLIRLQLTEPEAYAACIGPGVAGLIPGLAAFWRPFVDAAVARGDIAAGHDPEETSEWVARVMISIGTTPSPTINPDDPADVSRYIHRYILPGLGTVPD; this is translated from the coding sequence GTGAAGAGCGCAGCCGACACATCCGCCGCGGACACCCGGGAAAGGATCGTCGCCGCCACCCAGAAGCTGCTGGCGGTCAAAGGAATACGGGCGCTCACCGTCGCCGAGGTGGCCGACCTCGCCGGCATCTCCCGGGCCTGGCTCTATCGACAGTTTCCCGACAAGCAGGCCATGGTCGGCGCCGCAATCGTGGCCACCACCGACGCCTTCTGGAGCGACGCCCGATCCGAGCTCGAGCGACTGGATTCGTTCGCCGAACAGATGATCGTCGGCGTCCGGGTGGGCCGCGGCGCCTATGACGATCCGGGGCCGGTGCTGATCCGCCTCCAGCTCACCGAGCCGGAGGCATACGCGGCGTGCATCGGGCCGGGGGTCGCCGGCCTGATTCCCGGGCTGGCCGCGTTCTGGCGGCCCTTCGTCGACGCGGCCGTCGCCCGCGGCGACATCGCCGCCGGCCACGACCCGGAGGAAACCTCGGAATGGGTTGCGCGGGTGATGATCAGCATCGGCACCACCCCGAGCCCGACGATCAATCCGGACGACCCGGCGGATGTGTCCCGCTACATCCACCGCTACATCCTGCCGGGCCTGGGCACGGTGCCGGACTAG
- a CDS encoding glycoside hydrolase family 15 protein, whose translation MEIPAIAGVLTAEQVLATGAAIVGMQEDSGALPWFPGGHTDPWDHIESAMALSVTGFHAEAEAAYDWSRRHQRADGSWPIRTVAGRVEDANIDSNFCAYIAVGVWHHYRITGDTGFLNRMWPVVWSALELVLTYQRPDGAFRWGGDQSGAKFAEAQITGNASIFQALDCAIRIAVEMGQPEEDFILAHAALGAAFAERMDTAFEPPSEHSMDWYYPILGGAMRGERAQQHIAERWDEFVVPGWGARCVHHRPWVTGAETSELALALEALGDTADAIGLIESIQHLRDPDGSYWTGLVFSDGKRWPVEKSSWTSAAVVLAADAISRTSAANGIFRDVRQTVLDLR comes from the coding sequence ATGGAGATCCCCGCGATCGCGGGCGTCCTCACCGCCGAGCAGGTCCTCGCCACCGGCGCGGCGATCGTCGGAATGCAGGAGGATTCGGGTGCGCTGCCGTGGTTCCCCGGCGGCCACACCGATCCGTGGGACCACATCGAGTCGGCGATGGCCTTGTCGGTGACGGGCTTTCACGCCGAGGCCGAGGCGGCCTACGATTGGTCACGCCGTCATCAGCGGGCTGACGGATCGTGGCCCATCCGCACCGTCGCGGGCCGGGTCGAAGACGCGAACATCGATAGCAACTTCTGTGCCTATATCGCGGTGGGGGTGTGGCATCACTACCGGATAACCGGTGACACAGGGTTTTTGAACCGGATGTGGCCGGTGGTGTGGTCGGCCCTGGAACTGGTACTGACGTACCAGCGTCCCGACGGTGCTTTCCGGTGGGGCGGTGACCAGTCGGGGGCCAAGTTCGCCGAGGCCCAGATCACCGGCAACGCCAGCATCTTTCAGGCGCTGGACTGTGCCATTCGCATAGCCGTCGAGATGGGGCAGCCGGAGGAGGATTTCATCCTCGCGCACGCGGCCCTGGGCGCGGCATTCGCCGAGCGGATGGACACCGCGTTCGAGCCGCCGTCGGAACATTCGATGGATTGGTACTACCCGATTCTGGGCGGTGCGATGCGTGGGGAACGCGCGCAGCAGCACATCGCCGAACGCTGGGACGAGTTCGTGGTGCCCGGCTGGGGGGCGCGGTGCGTGCACCACCGGCCGTGGGTGACCGGCGCCGAGACGAGCGAGCTGGCGCTGGCGCTGGAGGCGCTCGGCGACACCGCCGACGCGATCGGGCTCATCGAGTCGATTCAGCATCTGCGCGACCCGGACGGCTCGTACTGGACGGGTCTGGTGTTCTCCGACGGCAAGCGGTGGCCGGTGGAGAAGTCGAGTTGGACGTCGGCGGCCGTCGTGCTGGCCGCCGACGCGATCTCGCGCACCAGTGCGGCCAACGGCATCTTCCGGGACGTCCGGCAGACCGTGCTGGATCTGCGGTGA
- a CDS encoding LLM class F420-dependent oxidoreductase, with translation MEFGIVQFTSDRGLTPQILAPLIEDAGFASYYVPEHGHIPTRRDAAHPQTGDSSLPDDRYMRTLDPWTTLAAAAAVTTRIRLATAVALPVQSDPITLAKTLATLDHISGGRVTLGVGFGWNLDELGDHGVPSGRRRTMLREYLEAMRVLWTDEEAEYHGEFVDFGTSWAWPKPPQGLIPTLVGAAGNEKNFTWIARSADGWITTPGEADIEGSVDLLKQIWTDAGRAGDPQIVVLDFRPVPEKLERWREIGVSTVLYGLPDDSVEKASAYLAKLAGRLGIAPAVV, from the coding sequence ATGGAGTTCGGGATCGTACAGTTCACCAGTGACCGAGGGCTCACGCCGCAGATCCTGGCCCCGTTGATCGAGGATGCGGGTTTCGCCTCGTACTACGTGCCCGAACACGGACACATACCCACCCGCCGCGACGCCGCCCACCCGCAGACCGGCGACTCGTCGCTGCCCGACGACCGGTACATGCGCACCCTGGATCCGTGGACCACCCTGGCTGCCGCCGCGGCGGTCACCACGCGTATCCGGTTGGCCACCGCGGTGGCGCTGCCGGTACAGTCCGACCCCATCACTTTAGCCAAAACCCTTGCGACGCTGGACCACATCTCCGGCGGCCGGGTCACTCTCGGCGTGGGATTCGGCTGGAACCTCGATGAACTCGGCGACCACGGCGTGCCATCGGGCCGGCGCCGCACGATGCTGCGCGAATACCTGGAGGCGATGCGCGTGCTGTGGACCGACGAGGAAGCCGAATATCATGGTGAGTTCGTCGATTTCGGCACCAGCTGGGCGTGGCCGAAGCCGCCGCAGGGGCTGATCCCGACACTGGTCGGCGCCGCGGGTAACGAGAAGAACTTCACATGGATCGCCCGCAGCGCCGACGGCTGGATCACCACGCCCGGGGAGGCCGACATCGAGGGCTCGGTGGACCTGCTCAAGCAGATCTGGACCGATGCCGGGCGTGCGGGCGACCCGCAGATCGTCGTCCTCGATTTCCGGCCGGTGCCCGAGAAGCTGGAGCGCTGGCGCGAGATCGGTGTCTCCACGGTCTTGTACGGCCTGCCCGACGATTCGGTGGAGAAGGCGAGTGCCTACCTCGCCAAGCTCGCCGGCAGGCTCGGCATCGCACCCGCCGTCGTCTGA